A single region of the Chelonia mydas isolate rCheMyd1 chromosome 4, rCheMyd1.pri.v2, whole genome shotgun sequence genome encodes:
- the LOC102947095 gene encoding general transcription factor IIE subunit 1 yields MEDQDVITEVPAALKRLAKYMVRGFYGVEYSLVLDILIRYPCVKEDDLLLLLKYERKQLRTVLNTLKADKFVKLRMRVETGPNGKSTRHNYYYINYKLLVDVVKYKLDHVRRKIEADERDSTTRSSFKCPSCFSTYTDLEVNQLFDIFTETFRCTYCNAEVEEDASALPKRDARTLLAKFNEQIEPIFALLRETEDVVLPHDLLEPQPTEIPELSESFEQRVCSSILDSSIHLEKWANKNSSVGNMYVQNLVIDFQESEPKKKGKEKVTKEHPIWMSQSTVQGASSYATDSNIETSKETDDCVKEAVTDNEVIRTLLIHESKSSSGTGHPPPRAKNKLHESESDTSESEEEAKHAKPVVVKAAGSDLEQEEQETLDPTVMVAGQAHLYSEVSDNPELVSLMTDEEREVYIKVGQEMFQSVFE; encoded by the exons ATGGAAGATCAAGATGTTATTACCGAAGTCCCTGCAGCACTGAAACGGCTGGCCAAATACATGGTGCGTGGCTTCTATGGGGTAGAGTACTCACTGGTCCTTGACATATTGATCCGATACCCCTGTGTGAAGGAGGATGACTTGTTGCTACTGCTCAAGTATGAACGCAAACAGTTGCGCACTGTCCTCAACACACTCAAGGCAGATAAATTTGTCAAGCTGCGCATGCGGGTTGAAACAGGGCCCAATGGGAAGAGTACAAGGCACAACTACTATTACATCAACTACAAGTTGCTGGTGGATGTGGTGAAGTACAAACTGGATCATGTGCGCCGGAAGATAGAAGCAGATGAGCGGGATTCAACCACCAGGTCCTCCTTCAAGTGTCCATCCTGCTTCAGCACTTACACAGACCTGGAAGTAAATCAGCTGTTTGACATATTCACAG AGACTTTCCGCTGCACCTACTGCAATGCTGAAGTGGAGGAGGATGCCTCTGCGCTTCCCAAACGAGATGCTCGAACCTTGCTAGCAAAATTTAACGAACAGATTGAACCCATCTTCGCACTACTGCGCGAGACTGAAGATGTTGTTCTACCACATGATTTACTTGAGCCTCAGCCAACGGAAATTCCAGAGCTATCAGAAAG CTTTGAACAGAGGGTATGTTCAAGCATCCTGGACTCCAGTATCCATCTTGAAAAATGGGCCAACAAGAATTCATCTGTCGGTAATATGTATGTTCAAAACTTGGTCATTGATTTCCAAGAGTCTGAGccaaagaagaaagggaaggaaaaagtgACTAAAGAACATCCTATATGGATGTCCCAAAGTACCGTACAAGGAGCATCTTCATATGCAACTGACTCCAATATTG AAACGTCCAAAGAAACGGATGACTGTGTTAAGGAGGCTGTTACTGATAATGAAGTAATAAGGACTCTTCTCATCCATGAATCTAAGTCTTCCTCTGGCACAGGGCATCCCCCTCCTCGTGCCAAAAACAAACTGCATGAGTCAGAAAGTGACACCAGTGAATCAGAGGAGGAGGCCAAACATGCAAAACCTGTGGTAGTTAAAGCAGCAGGGAGTGACTTGGAACAAGAGGAGCAGGAAACACTGGATCCGACAGTAATGGTTGCTGGACAGGCCCACTTGTACAGTGAAGTTAGTGACAATCCAGAGCTAGTGTCGCTTATGACAGATGAAGAGAGAGAAGTTTACATCAAGGTGGGACAAGAAATGTTCCAGTCTGTCTTTGAGTAA